CAAATCTGTGGTCAAAATGAGCAAGAAGAACATTGAGTGCAACCACTGCCTGGAATCCTTTTGTTGCAGGCCTGAGANNNNNNNNNNNNNNNNNNNNNNNNNNNNNNNNNNNNNNNNNNNNNNNNNNNNNNNNNNNNNNNNNNNNNNNNNNNNNNNNNNNNNNNNNNNNNNNNNNNNNNNNNNNNNNNNNNNNNNNNNNNNNNNNNNNNNNNNNNNNNNNNNNNNNNNNNNNNNNNNNNNNNNNNNNNNNNNNNNNNNNNNNNNNNNNNNNNNNNNNNNNNNNNNNNNNNNNNNNNNNNNNNNNNNNNNNNNNNNNNNNNNNNNNNNNNNNNNNNNNNNNNNNNNNNNNNNNNNNNNNNNNNNNNNNNNNNNNNNNNNNNNNNNNNNNNNNNNNNNNNNNNNNNNNNNNNNNNNNNNNNNNNNNNNNNNNNNNNNNNNNNNNNNNNNNNNNNNNNNNNNNNNNNNNNNNNNNNNNNNNNNNNNNNNNNNNNNNNNNNNNNNNNNNNNNNNNNNNNNNNNNNNNNNNNNNNNNNNNNNNNNNNNNNNNNNNNNNNNNNNNNNNNNNNNNNNNNNNNNNGAACACATACTCTGTCActatgtctatctctctctctctctctctcacacacacacacacacacacacacacacacaccacacacactctgtctctccctatatctctttctctctctcacacacacacacacacacacacacacacacacatactctgtcactatgtctatctctctctctctctctctctctctcacacacacacacacacacacacacacacacacacactctgtcttacCCGCTCTGCCAGCTCAGAATATGCTGTGGACTGATGGGGGGTGTTGCTGCCAGCTCACTGGACGGAGTTCCACTCCGCTGACTATGTGGGGAggccactgtacacacacacacacacacacacacgtagaaggATTATTAAAAATACAGTCACTTCCACAATGATATATTGTCCCACACACAGTTAACAGTCAAATTGCATCAAacatattacattttaattatccataacacacaaatatacactccCAGACATTATTTCATTAGGGTAAGGGATCAATTTACCGTCTACCACCTATACCTcttctataaacacacacacacagacacacacacacacacacacgcacacgcacacacacactctctctctatctcatacacacacacacacacacacacacacacacacacacacacagtgctgtgtgttttttgcctCGCTCTCAGTGAGTCACATCTACCCAGAGAGGGGGATAATCCCCCTGTCTCAGTCACAGCAGACCACCCACCACTCTTAACACCACACcatcacactaaacacacacacacacacaaacacacacacacacacacacgcacgcacatacacacgcacaagcaaaGGAATGTACTTGAGACCAGCACTGTGCTGCCTCTCAGACCATATATAAATGAGCCCTTAACGTATCACATATACTATCTCACACATGAACCGAAGATGTTCAGGAGGCCTCATTCTACAAAATGTCAGAGACGGTTTGTGACAGCTGTGTCAGTTTACTGAATTATTGCTATGGCAAATGTTGTGGCTTTGTTTCTGTTTAACTCAACTATGTATTGCAATCATGTATGTGTGCTGATAGTTTACTTGTTCTGTGCTCAATTATTTGTCAAGTCAACAAGTATTAACATATTGACTATTTGATTCATTGATCTCGTATAACCTGTCAAAGAATCTAAGGTGTTTCTTTCTATTAACCTGTATGTGAAATCTGTGTTTGCACATATATAATGAATGTGTTCGTATATCTGAATATTTTTACACAGAGTGCACAGAATGACCTGTTATCTTTGgatgcatgcgtgtgtacatgaagtctacatgcgtgtgtgtgattgtgagttcCTGTCTCACCTGGCGACCCTTTGACCAGCGTTCCCACCCGGCTGCTGCGTCCGCTCGTCTCCTTGATGGAGCCGCTGGAGCGCTGGTACCAGCAGCGCAGCTCCTCCGACACGCCGCTCTCCCTCCCCCGCTGCCGCCGccggctgccccccccccatctcggCCCAGCGACGGAGTCCGACGATCTGTTGAGCGCGAGGGCGTGAGCCGCCCGCTGCTCCCCTCGCCGTCCTCGCCGCCCCAGCCCTCCTTGTACATGCCGCCGGCCGTGTAGGAGTTGGAGGTCTTGAACTGGGCCTTGACAGCTGTAGTGGCCCTCCTGGTCGCTCTCCAGGCTGCGCACCACAACGCCGGCGGGGCTGCCGCCGTCTACGTAGAGCGGGTATTCGCGGATGCGGTACTGCGACGACGGCTGGCTCTGGCTGCTCATGTAGACGCCGTGCTGGGGCCCGCCGATCACCCCAGAGCTGGACCCCGAGCCGCCGGCCCCGCTGCAGCCGGGCCCTCCGCGGGATGCCGCCAGGTTGGGCATGCTGCCCGAGTTGGAGCTGCCCAGGTGGCCGGCGGAGCGGTGGCGCTGACGCTGGCGGCTGGCGAGGCCTTGGAGGGCGAGTCCTCGGCCAGCGTGGAGTAGTTGGCGTGGCCGGTGGCGGCCGAGGAGGAACCGGCTTTGGCCCGGCGGGTAGAAGTGATCGCAGCTGGACTGGCTGGTGCAGGACGAGCAGTCGTCCAGGGGGTCGGAGCCGTTGGTGCCCGGCGTGTGCGGGCAGAGGTCCGGCGAGGAGGCGCCCGCCTCAACCTCCAGGCCCAGCAGCTTACCCTGCGACTCCAGGCTGGAGCTGCGGTGGCGGAAGTGCTGGGCCAGACTGTGCAGCGCGTGGGCTGATATCCACGACCTGAGAcagcgcgagagagagggagggatagagggagagagaaacagacagagcaaGGGAcaggggaatggagagagagaaggagggggaaacAGGGAAAAGGTTTAATACCCCTTTAACTAATCAGTCTGACccttcaatcaattcaattcaattcaattcaattacatttgatttataCAGCATCAAAACAAtacgctttacagagcccagtgcctggacccccttagagcaagtaGAATGgcgacagggtgtgtgtgtgtgtgtgtgtgtgtgtgtgtatgtgtttactaGTGGAATGGACGTAGTGAGGCCGCTCTAGTCCTCAGGTCTGGGGTAGAGGGCATGCTGGACTGGGAGTTCCAGTTAGGGAGACTCCTAATGGGGCTGCCCTGCAGAGAGTTACTGCCCCCCGCCTCGGTACAGCTGCCTGTGCTGGGGAACCGCCTGTGACTACttcagggagacagagagagagagagagggatagagagagagagagagggagaaagggagggagaaagacggAGAAGGGGGTTTTGTCTTTAGATATGTGTGTAGCTTTTATGTCCTGAGATCATAATAGTCTTGATAATACACTATATTGCATACATTTCTGCACGTGTTTGTCACCAGATTCGGCACATTAATGAATTGTCCAGAGTCCATGCTTTAATACAtcatccacacaacacacacacacacacacacacacacacacatatacacacacaacacacacacacacacacacacacacacacacacacacacacacatatacacacacacacacacaaacacacacccacacacacacacacacacacacacacacacaccatcccatgATCACTCATCCCAAAAGCAACAGCAGGTCCAGTGCTCCTACCCAGAGTGAGAGGAGCGCTTCTTGACCCTCTCGTAGGGCTCGTCCAGGGAGCTCTCGCTCCACATCTTGGGCTTGATGGGGGACTTGTCGTAGTCGCTGCGCTGGTAGTGCAGGTGCCTAAGGCCCTCCAGAGactgcgggggaggggggcggctgTGTGAGGGCGCGGAGGCAGGCCTTTGTGGGGGGACGCCGCAGGGGAGAAGGTGGGGGTGCCCGTGGTCTGGGTATCATCTGCGGAGGGCATCAGGTGAATGGTTACGAGGTGATAAAATGCATTGGTGGGAGCCGAGAGTTTTacggcatctgtgtgtgtatgtgtatgtgtatgtgtgtgtgtgtgtgtatgtgtatgtgtgtttgtttgtgtgtgtttgtgtgtgtgtgtgtgtgtgtatgtgcttgtgtgtgtgtttgtttgtgtgtgtacacaaactGAACTCACCATCATCCAGCACCAGAGCGTCAGACAAAGAGCTGTCCTCTGACCCAATATTGGCTTctaatgcacagaaacacacaacacatccacatgcatgttaaaaaacaacacactgCTTGCACAGCTCCTTGTaaggaaaaaacacaaatacccCCACAGTTTGGCTTACATTCCTCTTCTACCACTTTACACCACCTCTCATTATCTGTCTAGACTGAACGAACAGACACTACTGGGAGTGCATCTCAGTCTCATCTCAGTCTCATCTCAGTGTGATCTAGCAGCTGAACAGCTGGACTGGATgatcgatctctctctctctctctctctctgtctctctctctctctctctctctctctcagccctcaGTTTCACCTCACCTATTCTAACTGACTATTTTTGTACCCGGAACATTCCATGAAGGCCAGTGGAACTAGCACAAAGAACTATGGGAAAGGTTATTTTCCTTATTTTAAGTGGCGTAAATAGCATAATGATATTTCCGAGCCTGCAAAGGAGTTGTTGACAGATAATTAGGGGACTTTTTAGGGGACTTTTTGGTGTGGTAAATGAGGTCGTGTTGTCCTGTTTGTGACAAATTTGTGTCACAAACATGGGGCACATATCCCAAGAGCTTCTGGAGAAGCCAGACGGATGAAACATCCTGCatgaatggacagacagacagacagacgggcgTGGACGGACGAACTCACCCTCGATGATGAGTGAGGCCCTCTGCGTGGGCTTCTTGCCGGAGCGGATGCGGTGCTCGTTGATGCCGTTCTCGATGTCCTGCAGCTTCTTCAGGGCGTTGAGGTAGGAGGTCTTACGCTGCTTCTTCAGCTTCTTGCTGCTAACGTGCGGGTCGGTGGCCAGGCGCCGCGCCGCCTCCGTGATCTGGGACTGGATGGCGAACTCGCGCTCCAGacgctccagctcctcctcctgatcagcacacacacacacacacacacacacacacacacaaacacaggcacagagagactCAAGTCAGCTTTacacttgcacagacacacataaggtCTTATCCACTCACACATAACATAGACtatacacagagatacacaagctccacacaaaataaacagaaatgaaatctgcacacacacacacacacacacacacacacacacacacacacacacacacacacacacacacagaaatatgatgACTCCATGCAAACAAACCCTAAGTGCAGACATAGTCTCCATATAAGCATGCTCACTATCTAGGCTTTACActttccagaacattctgaCAACTTCAAAGACTACCAAGCTGTTCTTCCCTTTCCAGCTACCACACACTCAgccaacagtacacacacacacacacacacacacacacacacacacacgcacacacaccaggcaccaGGGGCACTGGTCTGTCTACCCTGTGGTCTGATGTGACAATAACACACGTTCATCCAGAGTAAGAGAAAGCTCCAAATGAACATCTGAGAAAGATCATCCATCAAACCATATCTCTCCTCACATAAGGGTATGAGTGCCCAGGGGAtttcagaccacacacacacacacacacacacacacacacacacacacacacacacacacacacacacacacacacacacacacacacacacacacacacacacacacacacacacacacacacacagacatcaacagTTCTGTCATGTGTATTGCTCTATTATAGCTGACACCAGGGCCtggcaagaacacacacacacacacacacacacacaatgttgctCCATTAGAGCTGACCTTAACACCAGGACctggcacacacattcacacacacttcccttccccacacacaaaggcattccATTCCATGTGTCCTCTTAAGAGATGTAGAAGGTTAAGCAAACGCACCCTGAGCCCTCcctgtggggtgtgggggtgtaaTGCACTCAAGTAAATCAACAATCTAATGCACTAGCGGCTAGCCTACACTCATGGAATTCCAAAAGctaacatccacacacacacacacacacacatgcagacacacgcacacagacaaacacccacacacgtacacagacacacacacacgcacacagacgaacacacacacacgtagacggaccgacacacacaaacacacacacacgcagagagaatTCTAATGGTTGACCATTTTTACATTGGGTTCTGAATGGACAAGAACACAAATGCACCGCTCTGGTTTACCCTCTGTAGCCTCAGTGTTCCTGAGCACTCAGCTTTCGTTTAAACATATCCCTCGGTTTCATAATACAGTGTCTACACTGGACCTgattcaacaaaaacacacacacacacacacacacacacacacacacacacacacacacatgcacacacacacacacacacacacagacacagacacacgcacagagacacacatgcacacgtgtacacacgtacacacacacacacgtacatacacacacataaacccaccCAATCACCACTTCCTCTGCCTACCAAGAGGCTGGTGCTATTTTTAGGCTTCTGTGTGAGCTCTGGGAAACTCGATTCTAGTGGGGAGGGCAGGATTAGATCCTTGTGTATGCTGAGGTGTTGTGGCTGGCAGTagctatttgtttgtgtgtgtgtgtgtgtgtgtgtgtgtgtttttgtaagtatgtatgtggtgtgtgcttgttgtgtgcatgtgtatttgtgtctgtgtgtggtgtttttgtaagtgtgtgtgtgtgtgtgtgtatgagggtttgaggatgtgtgtgtgtgagcaggagtcAGCACTAGCCAGCAGAAGAGCTGAGGGGACTGAGacagtctactgtgtgtgtgtgtgtgtgtgtgttgtgtggtgtgtgtgtgtgtgtgtgtgtgtgtgtgtgtgtgtgtgtgtgtgtgtgagggctcctCCCACCTCTCCTTTGGGCATGATCTTCAGCTCGTCCAGCTTGAAGGCCGTGCCAATCTTCCGTCGCACTGTTGGCGGCTCCTCGCCCGGATCCAGCGGGTACTCCTTGGGTAGCTTGCCCGTCAGCTCCTGATGGGATCAAATGGGATCAGCGCAGAAATTAAGGGAATGCCACGGGGAATGAGAGTGCAAGACGAGCAGGGACTACTGTGCAAATGTTTCCCCTTAAAATATGTCAAATTGTTTCTGGATGATGTCAAAACCATTTAAGAGAGGCAAAGGCACTGGAAAATGAACTACATAGTGAGTTTGTGAAACAGACATAGATTTGTACAGGGCCCTTAAAAAATAATAGCATGGTTAGTTAGGGTCAATGGTATCATACTCCTTAATCTCTAAACAGCACTCTGAACACACCGTTGTTATACACTGTTGTGTCTATGGCCCATGACAGCGACTCTCCAAATCCTGAATCTTGTCAATCGACTCATGCTGGTTTTGACAGCACAATCCACTGAATTGTTTAAATAGATTCAGTCAATGCTAGTGCTTCTGTGCCATATGTGATCTCAATCTATTTCATTAACACTCACCACTACTGCAGTTACTAAAGACGGGGCGGGCCTGTGCTACAAACAAACTGCTAAAGTCTGCAAACTGCTTTAATATAACTTTGTTATTATGATCACAATtactcacaatcacacaacctcaatgtgtgtgagagagcgcttTTACGGCTTCTTTGATGCAGATGCTCTTGAGCTCCttctctattgtgtgtgtgtgtgtgtgtgtgtgtgtgtgtgtgtgtgtgtgtgtgtgtgtgtttgatcttgtgtgtgtgagcagcacttTACGGCCTCTCTGATGCAGATGTTTTGAGCTCCTCCAGGCGCAGGGCGAAGCGTCTCCTCCAGGGCTTCCTGCCGTGCCTCAGGGCTGCCAGCATGTCCTTCTTCGCCGTCTGAGAGCTGTCCGACTCCTGGGAGCctgttacaacacacacacacacacacacacacacacacacacacacacacagaagacagggGAGATGTTTAATGCAATACATGGGACACCAAACCCAACACAAAAAGCATTGATAAGGGattcagacaccacacacacacacacacacacacacacacacacacacacacacacacacaaaaatgctcaTTCTGTACGGCGCCCATAACACCCGTCCCCCAGAACCCCCAAGAATCTAAAACACCATGACAACAATGGCCAcagaaccaaaacaaaaacaaattacatCATGACAACAACCCCAGCATGACAACCCAAACATCCACACTGGAGTCCAGTACAACACCCTGCTTTCTCTGGGACCCTGGGAACTCCAGGGGTCTGACTGCGTGGCGGGGCATGTGAATGGTTCCTCtggagtttgttgttttccagaATGGATGACCTCACAGAACATTAACAGAAAATAATCACCACGACAACTGAATGTGCCCTTGTCCTTTGCGGATTGTCTTGACCAGTGACTACACACGCTGGTCTCATTATTTTACAAAGGGTGGAAACAACTGACGTAAACAAGCTTTTTGAGCTTTCGAGCTTGAGCTTTTtaagcttttctctctctcatacacacacacagacacacacataccatcctGCCCCCAAAACACTGAATCATGACAGGTCCCACCCTTTTCAAAAGGGTCACACCATCTCATCACATCTGGTCTGACCTTTCCTCtaaactgtgtgttgtgtgtgtgtgtgtgtgtgtgtgtgtgtgtgtgtgtgtgtttgtttgttgtatgaGTAACTTTTCTTCTGGCCAGTTTGAAACACTCATAGCTTAATTAtacctcaaaaacacacagttacacaaacacacacactcagccaacaacacacacacacacacacacacacacacacacacacacacacacaccatagtcaCTCTTAAAAACAAAGGGACGAATATGGAAAAAGGAGTCCCCACAGAGCTACATTGTTGGGCCTGGTACATGAGacaatgcttgtgtgtgtgcacgtctgcatacgtgtgtgtgtgtgtgtgttaatgggttGAGTGCACTACCTGCCAATGTGCACAGGATGTTGACACGGAAGTGTGTGGAATGTTCCGATAAGTTGATTGTGctcgtgcatgcgtgtgtgtgtgtgcatatgagtgtgtgtgtgtgtgtttctagtaaAGGAGAGAGTTAGTTAAGGACACCCATGCAATGTCACTGTTTCCTCAATACTTCTTCCGTGAAGGGAATGAATAACAACAAGTCCAGGGAGATGTACAAGGGTTACAGGACACATTCTATGACGAgccagacttgtgtgtgtgtgtgtgtgtgtgtgtgtgtgtctgtgcctgtctgtctgtctgtctccacggACAACGTGTGACCCCTGCTGTGCCCTCTGCCCTTTACTGCCCTCTAGTTGAGCTGCTAGTAGCTGTTAGATGTTAGATGTTAGATGTTCGATGTTCTGTGTCATTTCCTGCTGTCAAATGCtcagcagtgtgtttatgtgt
Above is a genomic segment from Clupea harengus chromosome 3, Ch_v2.0.2, whole genome shotgun sequence containing:
- the LOC105908813 gene encoding LOW QUALITY PROTEIN: FERM domain-containing protein 4A (The sequence of the model RefSeq protein was modified relative to this genomic sequence to represent the inferred CDS: inserted 2 bases in 2 codons; deleted 7 bases in 5 codons; substituted 1 base at 1 genomic stop codon); translation: MMVVQAAAVTPGRSRRLLLKLPVGTLRRSSEERMTEGRRCQVHLLDDRKLELLVQPKLMAKDLLDLVASHFNLKEKEYFGIAYTDETGHLSWLQLDRRVLEHEFPKKSGPIILYFCVRFYIESISYLKDNATIELFFLNAKSCIYKELIEVESEIVFELASFILQEAKGDFTSNDATRCDLKKLPALPTQALKEHPSLAYCEDRVIEHYKKLSGQSRGQAIVNYMTIVESVPTYGVHYYAVKDKQGIPWWLGLSYKGIFQYDYQDKVKPRKVFQWRQLENLYFREKKFSVEVHDPRRASVTRRTFGHSGIAVHTWYACPALIKSIWAMAISQHQFYLDRKQSKSKIHAARSLSEIAIDLTETGTLKTSKLANMGSKGKIISGSSGSLLSSGSQESDSSQTAKKDMLAALRXRQEALEETLRPAPGGAQNICIREAELTGKLPKEYPLDPGEEPPTVRRKIGTAFKLDELKIMPKGEEEELERLEREFAIQSQITEAARRLATDPHVSSKKLKKQRKTSYLNALKKLQDIENGINEHRIRSGKKPTQRASLIIEEANIGSEDSSLSDALVLDDDDTQTTGTPTFSPAASPHKGLPPRPXHSRPPPPQSLEGLRHLHYQRSDYDKSPIKPKMWSESSLDEPYERVKKRSSHSGXDSHRRFPSTGSCTEAGGSNSLQGSPIRSLPNWNSQSSMPSTPDLRTRAPHYVHSTTHALHSLAQHFRHRSSSLESQGKLLGLEVEAGASSPDLCPHTPGTNGSDPLDDCSSCTSQSSCDHFYPPGQSRFLLGATGHANYSTLAEDSPSKAASRQRQRHRSAGHLGSSNSGSMPNLAASRGGPGCSGAGGSGSSSGVIGGPQHGVYMSSQSQPSSQYRIREYPLYVDGGSPAGVVVRSLESDQEGHYSVKAQFKTSNSYTAGGMYKEGWGGEDGEGSSGRLTPSRSTDRRTPSLGRDGGGAAGGGSGGESGVSEELRCWYQRSSGSIKETSGRSSRVGTLVKGSPVASPHSQRSGTPSSELAATPPISPQHILSWQSG